The Azospirillum baldaniorum genome contains a region encoding:
- the hslV gene encoding ATP-dependent protease subunit HslV, which produces MTSHDPIQWHGTTILSVRKNGQVVIAGDGQVSVGQTVMKSNARKVRWLAGGTVMGGFAGATADALTLFERLETKLEKHPGQLLRACVEMAKDWRTDRYLRRLEAMMAVADRNVSLILTGNGDVLEPEDGLIGIGSGGAYALSAARALVDVDGLDAEAVARKAMKIAAGICVYTNENVTLEKL; this is translated from the coding sequence ATGACTTCCCACGATCCCATCCAGTGGCACGGCACCACCATCCTCTCGGTCCGCAAGAACGGGCAGGTGGTCATTGCCGGCGACGGCCAGGTGTCCGTCGGCCAGACGGTCATGAAATCGAACGCCCGCAAGGTGCGCTGGCTCGCCGGCGGCACGGTGATGGGCGGCTTCGCCGGCGCCACCGCCGACGCGCTGACCCTGTTCGAGCGGCTGGAGACCAAGCTGGAGAAGCACCCCGGCCAGCTGCTGCGCGCCTGCGTGGAGATGGCCAAGGACTGGCGCACCGACCGCTACCTGCGCCGGCTGGAGGCCATGATGGCCGTGGCCGACCGCAACGTCAGCCTGATCCTGACCGGCAACGGCGACGTGCTGGAGCCGGAGGACGGCCTCATCGGCATCGGCTCCGGCGGCGCCTACGCCCTGTCGGCGGCGCGCGCGCTGGTCGACGTCGATGGTCTGGACGCGGAGGCCGTGGCCCGCAAGGCGATGAAGATCGCCGCCGGCATCTGCGTCTACACCAACGAGAACGTCACGCTCGAAAAGCTCTAA